In Kordia antarctica, the following proteins share a genomic window:
- a CDS encoding prolyl oligopeptidase family serine peptidase yields MKHSFIIYLLISVLLIQCIENENHSKITVEKPVIDTYFSKEIEDPYQYLENLKDTTVLSWLSSQNTYAEEILQNISGRDALLKKMKAYDELRSETIFDLKIVSPNVYYYLKYSENQEATILYFRAGVDGEETEIFNSQDYKSTSQDQYIINYFQPSWNGKKIAIGFTKNDEEFSEVVVYELEKKQFNKEVIDHCWPSELGGINWLADDSGFIYLHIPTIDTTSPNYILNSATVLYRLGENPKNLQIIFSKETHPQLNLSAADFPIVNIFGKDQKYMFGRVGGIGFKDYYYAPITELEKKIVTWKPLFKKKHKVEKFIPYADEIYFLSAQKASNFGIYKTDFDSLNFDMPTEIIPAEKDQILKDFTITKQGLFYTTTKNGVRASLYHLKDATIEEIQLPKSSGSISLSTIGINFPHLWIEVESWISHKNRYYYESDTKAFKEENLTPVIDYTELEDIVVKEIEITSHDGIQVPLSIIYKKGMVKDGKNRMLLNGYGAYKWINAPMLYPYLLHWIREGGIYAVAHVRGGGEKGDTWHKGGFKTTKPNSWKDFIACSEYLISENYTSPERFAIWGGSAGGVTIGRAVTARPDLYAAAVIRVGLLNTLRSEIAPNGQNNMKEFGTIKDSTEFEALLEMDAYHHVEKETAYPAILLTAGLNDSRVAAWQPAKFAARTQAATNSDNPILLSVNFSEGHGFDRTQKSKREELADIISFLLWQTGNEKYSVTKGLKN; encoded by the coding sequence ATGAAGCATTCATTTATCATATACCTATTAATTTCCGTATTGTTGATTCAATGTATTGAGAATGAAAATCACTCTAAAATTACAGTGGAAAAACCTGTAATTGATACTTATTTCTCAAAAGAGATTGAAGATCCATATCAATATTTGGAAAATTTAAAAGATACAACCGTACTTTCTTGGTTGTCTTCTCAGAATACATATGCAGAAGAGATACTTCAAAATATTTCGGGACGAGATGCATTATTGAAAAAGATGAAAGCGTACGACGAATTGCGCTCAGAAACTATTTTTGACTTAAAAATAGTCTCACCAAATGTTTATTATTACTTGAAGTATTCAGAAAATCAAGAGGCAACTATTCTTTATTTCAGAGCAGGAGTTGATGGAGAAGAAACTGAAATTTTTAATTCACAAGATTATAAATCAACTTCGCAAGATCAATATATTATTAATTATTTTCAGCCAAGCTGGAATGGTAAAAAAATAGCCATTGGTTTTACTAAAAACGATGAAGAATTCTCAGAAGTTGTGGTGTATGAGTTAGAAAAAAAACAGTTTAACAAAGAAGTTATTGACCATTGTTGGCCATCTGAATTGGGCGGAATCAACTGGTTGGCGGACGATTCTGGTTTTATATATTTACATATTCCAACGATTGACACAACGTCTCCCAATTATATTTTAAATTCCGCAACCGTGTTGTATCGCTTAGGCGAAAATCCAAAAAATTTACAGATCATTTTTTCAAAAGAAACACATCCGCAACTTAATTTGAGTGCAGCAGATTTTCCTATTGTGAATATTTTTGGGAAAGATCAAAAGTATATGTTTGGTAGAGTTGGCGGCATTGGTTTTAAGGATTATTATTACGCGCCAATAACCGAATTAGAAAAGAAAATCGTTACCTGGAAACCGCTTTTTAAGAAGAAACATAAGGTTGAAAAATTTATTCCATATGCTGATGAAATTTACTTTTTGAGCGCACAAAAAGCATCAAATTTTGGCATTTACAAAACTGATTTTGATAGTTTAAATTTTGATATGCCAACCGAAATTATTCCTGCAGAAAAAGATCAGATTTTAAAGGATTTTACAATTACCAAACAAGGATTATTTTATACAACTACTAAAAATGGCGTACGCGCGAGTTTGTATCATTTAAAAGATGCAACTATTGAAGAGATCCAATTGCCAAAATCGTCTGGAAGTATTAGTTTATCTACGATTGGAATAAACTTTCCGCATTTATGGATTGAAGTTGAAAGTTGGATAAGTCATAAAAACAGGTATTATTATGAAAGCGATACGAAAGCTTTTAAGGAAGAGAATTTGACTCCTGTTATAGATTATACAGAATTGGAAGATATTGTGGTAAAAGAGATTGAAATCACATCTCACGACGGAATTCAAGTGCCATTATCAATCATTTATAAGAAAGGAATGGTGAAAGATGGCAAAAACCGCATGTTATTGAATGGTTATGGTGCGTATAAGTGGATAAACGCGCCTATGTTGTATCCGTATTTGTTACACTGGATTCGTGAAGGTGGCATTTATGCAGTTGCACATGTGCGCGGCGGCGGCGAAAAAGGTGATACGTGGCATAAAGGCGGATTTAAAACGACAAAACCGAATAGCTGGAAAGATTTTATTGCGTGTTCTGAGTATTTAATTTCAGAAAATTATACGTCTCCTGAACGATTTGCAATTTGGGGCGGAAGTGCTGGCGGCGTTACTATTGGACGCGCTGTTACAGCCAGACCCGATTTATACGCCGCTGCCGTAATTAGAGTTGGTTTGTTGAATACGTTGCGTTCTGAGATTGCGCCAAATGGTCAAAATAATATGAAAGAGTTCGGAACTATTAAAGATTCCACCGAGTTTGAAGCATTGTTAGAAATGGACGCGTATCATCATGTTGAGAAAGAAACCGCATATCCCGCAATTTTATTAACCGCCGGATTGAATGATTCTAGAGTTGCCGCTTGGCAACCTGCTAAGTTTGCTGCACGTACGCAAGCTGCTACCAATTCTGACAATCCAATTTTGTTGTCTGTAAATTTTTCCGAAGGTCACGGGTTTGATCGCACCCAAAAAAGTAAGCGTGAAGAACTTGCCGATATTATTTCTTTTTTGTTGTGGCAAACTGGGAATGAGAAGTATAGCGTGACTAAAGGATTAAAAAATTGA
- a CDS encoding helix-turn-helix domain-containing protein, with product MKNYTQNLASFFCLPTSFLHRKSFISFLAALVLIVCCATSAFSQQSANTFEDLKSKFSASSQNSKEALNAATLFLAKAKEANDVARIVEGYELLISNYSHTPKAIFYTDSIILLTKNTKLDNYPAEGYLKKGIQLYYNSKYNDALNNFATANDMALANKNIRQQISIKHYIGLLKNVSEEREEALQIFQDNIAFILKNDFQKKDSDQYLKSLFALADSYNKNRVLDSAEVVHQRGIKASLQHPNKYLYPWFLTSYGITSYYKENYAKGMDSLLKATKFLKTNEKTLCSNYLYIYRCLKKQNKTEEGITYLYKIDSIYQKKPKVVFQAREAYELLNKEHKAAKDAEKQLAVIEKLLAVDKIITDEYQNLGKKIVQKYETPLILSETEELISQKEELISQLKDENFLSEKIVIALIIISVLLVLVVFYFFRRNVVQRKRFDSIMEEYEQKKVLKENENETPLIEKITAAVSQKEDLGLPKEIVDSILIKLQKFEDTHRFTKKNYTQTKLAKELDTNSTYLSKIINMTKGMNFANYMNELRIDYAITQLKENKVFRSYTIKAIALEVGFNNAQSFSIAFHKKTGINPSYFLKQLENQKSVITT from the coding sequence GTGAAAAATTACACCCAAAATTTAGCTTCTTTTTTCTGTTTACCTACATCTTTTCTACACAGAAAGTCATTCATTTCTTTTTTAGCAGCTCTTGTTTTAATTGTATGTTGTGCGACTTCAGCATTTTCTCAGCAAAGTGCTAATACTTTTGAAGACCTTAAATCCAAATTCAGCGCTTCGTCACAGAATTCGAAAGAAGCATTGAATGCAGCTACTTTATTTCTGGCGAAAGCCAAAGAAGCCAACGACGTAGCACGAATTGTAGAAGGTTATGAGTTGTTGATATCAAATTACAGTCACACACCAAAAGCAATTTTTTATACAGATAGTATTATTTTGTTAACCAAAAATACAAAGCTTGACAATTATCCGGCGGAAGGTTATTTGAAAAAAGGAATCCAATTATATTACAACTCAAAATACAACGACGCGCTCAATAATTTTGCTACAGCTAATGACATGGCGTTGGCGAATAAGAATATTAGACAGCAAATTTCTATTAAACATTATATAGGATTGCTAAAAAATGTAAGCGAAGAACGCGAAGAAGCATTACAAATTTTTCAAGATAATATTGCGTTTATTCTCAAAAATGATTTTCAGAAAAAAGATTCTGATCAGTATTTAAAATCGTTGTTTGCATTGGCAGATTCGTATAATAAAAATCGTGTGCTCGATTCTGCGGAAGTTGTACACCAACGCGGAATTAAAGCAAGTTTGCAACATCCGAATAAGTATTTGTATCCTTGGTTTTTAACTTCTTATGGAATTACTTCTTATTATAAGGAAAACTACGCCAAAGGAATGGACAGTTTGTTGAAGGCAACAAAATTCTTAAAGACGAATGAAAAAACCTTGTGTTCTAATTATTTATATATCTATCGATGTTTGAAGAAACAAAATAAAACGGAAGAAGGAATTACGTATTTATATAAGATAGATTCTATTTATCAGAAAAAACCAAAAGTAGTTTTTCAGGCTAGAGAAGCATACGAACTTTTGAATAAGGAACATAAAGCCGCTAAAGATGCGGAAAAACAATTGGCGGTGATTGAGAAGTTATTGGCAGTAGACAAAATTATCACAGATGAATATCAAAATTTAGGAAAAAAGATTGTCCAAAAGTATGAGACTCCATTAATATTGTCTGAAACTGAGGAATTAATTAGTCAAAAAGAAGAATTGATTAGTCAATTGAAAGATGAAAATTTCTTATCTGAAAAGATAGTTATTGCACTTATTATTATTTCTGTGTTGTTAGTACTTGTCGTTTTTTACTTCTTCCGAAGAAATGTAGTGCAACGAAAACGTTTTGATTCAATAATGGAAGAATACGAGCAGAAAAAAGTTCTGAAAGAAAATGAAAATGAAACACCTTTAATTGAAAAGATAACTGCAGCTGTTTCCCAAAAAGAAGATCTTGGATTGCCAAAAGAAATTGTTGATAGTATTTTGATTAAACTGCAAAAGTTTGAAGATACACATCGATTCACTAAAAAGAATTACACGCAAACAAAACTCGCAAAAGAGTTAGATACTAATAGTACCTATTTGTCAAAAATTATCAATATGACCAAAGGTATGAACTTTGCAAACTACATGAATGAGTTACGAATTGATTATGCAATTACGCAACTTAAAGAGAATAAAGTGTTCCGATCTTATACAATAAAAGCCATTGCTTTGGAAGTTGGTTTTAATAATGCACAGTCATTTTCTATTGCTTTTCACAAAAAAACGGGCATTAATCCGTCATACTTCCTAAAACAACTTGAAAATCAAAAATCTGTTATAACTACTTAA